The following proteins come from a genomic window of Geomonas sp. RF6:
- a CDS encoding trifunctional serine/threonine-protein kinase/ATP-binding protein/sensor histidine kinase: MTVEAPGYEIRAVASQEADFVLFRAIRLTDGAAVYIRAPSAQYPEVRILTRLDHEFQLASLLEPSWALKPIELVQYREQSALVLHGFSGAPLSALTIPTTVKDFLDVAIAFAAALRSLHKTGLVHMDLKPPNVLIDRDSGELRISGFGIATPRPPHAPPAGSPFLLQGTPSYMAPEQTGQINRGIEDATDLYSAGVIFYQMLTGDLPFLGTDLLEQIHCIVAVTPVAPCERRREVPRVLSDILMKLLAKLPEERYRTAAGLHADLVRCRDSLMEHGDIIPFELGERDVCSRLYIPQHLYGRDREVAALMAAYEEVRETEIPRLALVTGYAGIGKSALVAELHAPLIKGRAFFASGKFEQYMSGKPYATISQALKGVVQQILMEPEERLATWRDRMQEAVGVNGRLLVELVPEIEHLLGRQPEVPDLPLTEGEQRFHLLLHRFLQLFCFKGRPFVLFLDDLQWADPATLNLLTYILPRTDTRSIMVIAAYRDNEVGPGHPAMLAVEDIRRAGVALSDVILEPLQKEEVQRLVADSLRADLQRTRPLADLIMEKTGANPFFLIQFLSTLHRDGLVTCNPDQGTWEWDLDRIGLQQYTDNVVTFLVQKMRGMPQEVSRALQIAACVGTQTDLGILRAVAGSTEAEIDAALWYAIQEGLLFRQENSCSFVHDRVLQAAYSLSPQDERESAHLKIGRIYFERFSEAADEDLLFDMVGHFNRGHRLIDSAEDRVRVAGLNLQAARRAQASAAYRSGKGYAGAGLEILGDLRWTVHTALGRALTFEMAKCAWLAGEVGEADRLLEEEIARAEGAEKAEMLLVQSKVAMTRGDPSGAAVKILDALGAFGIAWPAHPSPEEVQREYEEIWSRLGNREIAALVDLPAMTDPTVTTVMEILAELYLPAYWIDLNLQLLVTCRMVNLSLEYGNSDSSPMGYAALGRLLGPKFGRHLDGYHFGKAGYDLVEKRKLVALKARVSDLFGISTSFWVVHLRQGLEYARISLKAGNEVGDLPYACYACMHIVTYRIALAAPLQDVYAESQTLLEFVSAANYEEVADIIRSLQRFIGTIRAEVPGPALWSEEVADDDRFGEHIRQNRSALVVDWYLVAKLQACVLMGKHGQAVNVLEELASLVSSFMTQLNYTDYVYYSALALAGHLPEAPPSTRSDYLSRLALHLETLAGWTLHGPDNFRHRELLVRAELYRLQDRPDEAGPLYDEAIAAARKQGFLQHEGLAQELAGRFHVSRNEKESARRYLFGARYAFARWGATAKVAALNAEFPALLREERQGGAVTPEQLDLLAVVKASQAISQQMELSQVVDTLLRVVMEHSGADRSVLLMMHEGEAVAVAKAGVERGGEVAVLQRTSGNERAETPSQVVNFVKRVGEPVLLDDARTPSPYMTDPYFGDHHPLSVACLPIVRQRTVAGIIYLENHLVVGTFTRSRLSLLEVLAAQAAISLQNAHLFSELLKAKDELEDRVKERTADLSAALQELQTETEKRIRAVEEVREKEQMLIQQSRQVAMGDMLVNISHHWRQPLNVVSALVQELGFTHQLGELTEEVMEQNVAQVQDIIGQLSQTISDFDELLTPQKEKTYFDVNSIIGRTVALVEESFKNHMIAIEQDLHGTFQALGSPNDFSQVILNLLANARDAFLERNIAERLIRIDSRAEGSTIIVTVTDTAGGIAEDIIGQIFDPYFTTKELGKGSGIGLFLSKIIIEKNMAGRLTVHNVEGGARFTIMV; encoded by the coding sequence TTGACAGTAGAGGCTCCAGGATACGAGATTAGGGCGGTCGCTTCGCAAGAAGCCGATTTCGTATTATTTCGCGCCATCCGTCTTACGGATGGCGCTGCAGTTTACATAAGAGCTCCGTCTGCCCAATATCCTGAGGTGAGAATCCTCACGCGCCTGGACCACGAGTTTCAGCTCGCCAGCCTCCTGGAGCCCTCCTGGGCCCTCAAACCGATTGAACTTGTTCAGTACAGGGAACAGAGCGCCCTAGTGCTACATGGCTTCTCCGGTGCCCCACTCTCCGCCCTCACCATTCCGACTACAGTAAAAGATTTCCTGGATGTCGCCATAGCATTCGCCGCGGCCCTTCGGTCGCTTCACAAGACTGGATTGGTCCACATGGACCTCAAGCCGCCTAATGTATTGATCGATCGCGACAGTGGTGAGTTGCGCATTTCCGGGTTCGGGATCGCCACTCCCCGTCCCCCGCATGCCCCCCCGGCCGGTTCACCATTCCTGCTGCAGGGCACCCCCTCCTATATGGCTCCTGAACAGACAGGCCAGATCAACCGCGGGATAGAGGATGCCACCGACCTCTACAGCGCCGGTGTCATCTTCTATCAGATGCTGACGGGGGATCTGCCCTTCCTGGGGACGGACCTATTGGAGCAGATTCACTGTATAGTGGCGGTAACTCCGGTGGCACCGTGTGAGCGGCGCCGCGAAGTGCCGCGTGTTCTATCTGACATCCTCATGAAGCTTTTGGCAAAGCTGCCGGAGGAGAGGTATCGGACGGCGGCAGGGCTGCATGCCGACCTCGTTCGCTGCCGTGACAGCCTCATGGAGCACGGCGACATAATCCCCTTTGAACTCGGCGAAAGAGACGTGTGCTCTCGCTTGTACATCCCACAGCATCTCTACGGCCGGGACCGGGAGGTCGCTGCCCTGATGGCCGCCTATGAAGAGGTGCGGGAGACCGAAATCCCACGCCTTGCCCTGGTAACGGGGTATGCGGGGATCGGCAAGTCGGCGCTGGTCGCCGAGCTCCACGCTCCCCTCATCAAGGGCCGCGCCTTCTTCGCCTCCGGGAAATTTGAGCAGTATATGAGCGGGAAGCCCTACGCCACAATTTCGCAGGCGCTGAAAGGAGTGGTGCAGCAAATCCTTATGGAGCCTGAGGAACGCCTAGCGACGTGGAGGGATAGGATGCAGGAGGCGGTCGGGGTCAACGGCAGGCTCCTTGTCGAGCTGGTGCCCGAAATAGAGCATCTTCTCGGCCGCCAGCCTGAGGTCCCGGACCTCCCCCTGACTGAGGGGGAGCAACGATTTCACCTTCTCCTGCACAGGTTTCTCCAGCTTTTTTGCTTCAAGGGGCGGCCATTTGTTCTTTTCTTAGACGACCTGCAGTGGGCAGATCCCGCCACCCTCAACCTTCTGACCTACATCCTGCCTCGGACCGATACCCGCTCCATTATGGTGATAGCGGCGTACCGGGACAATGAGGTGGGTCCCGGCCACCCGGCGATGCTTGCCGTGGAGGACATCAGGCGCGCCGGCGTCGCCCTGAGCGACGTCATCCTAGAGCCGCTGCAAAAGGAGGAGGTGCAGCGGCTGGTGGCCGACTCGCTCAGAGCAGATCTTCAACGGACCCGACCGCTCGCGGACCTTATCATGGAAAAGACGGGGGCCAACCCGTTCTTCCTCATCCAGTTCCTGTCGACCCTGCACCGGGACGGGCTGGTCACCTGCAATCCGGATCAAGGCACATGGGAGTGGGATCTGGACCGGATTGGACTGCAGCAGTACACCGATAACGTAGTCACCTTCCTTGTTCAGAAGATGCGCGGAATGCCGCAAGAGGTGAGCCGCGCACTGCAAATCGCGGCGTGCGTGGGGACCCAAACGGATCTCGGGATTCTTCGCGCTGTCGCCGGCTCTACGGAGGCAGAGATAGACGCCGCCCTCTGGTACGCGATCCAGGAGGGGCTGCTCTTTCGCCAGGAGAACTCCTGCAGCTTCGTTCACGACAGGGTCCTGCAAGCCGCGTACTCCCTCAGCCCGCAAGACGAGCGGGAGTCCGCTCATCTAAAGATCGGCCGGATCTACTTCGAACGATTTTCTGAGGCCGCAGACGAGGACCTCCTCTTTGATATGGTCGGGCACTTCAACCGCGGACACCGCCTCATCGACAGCGCCGAGGACAGGGTGAGGGTTGCAGGGTTGAACCTGCAGGCAGCGCGAAGGGCGCAGGCATCGGCAGCCTATCGCTCAGGAAAGGGGTACGCTGGCGCGGGTCTGGAGATCCTCGGGGACTTACGGTGGACGGTGCATACCGCATTGGGGCGTGCACTCACCTTTGAAATGGCTAAATGCGCCTGGTTGGCAGGAGAAGTCGGGGAAGCGGACAGGCTGCTGGAGGAGGAGATTGCTCGCGCTGAAGGCGCCGAAAAGGCTGAAATGCTCCTGGTGCAGAGCAAAGTTGCCATGACACGGGGTGATCCCTCCGGTGCTGCCGTTAAGATTTTGGACGCTTTGGGAGCATTCGGCATCGCCTGGCCTGCTCATCCCTCGCCCGAGGAGGTGCAGAGGGAGTATGAGGAAATCTGGTCCCGGCTAGGAAATCGGGAGATAGCTGCTCTCGTCGACCTCCCGGCGATGACTGATCCTACTGTAACGACAGTCATGGAGATCCTCGCCGAGCTGTACCTGCCTGCCTACTGGATTGACCTCAATCTGCAGTTGCTGGTCACCTGCCGCATGGTCAACCTGAGCCTCGAGTATGGCAACTCCGATTCGTCACCGATGGGGTACGCCGCGTTAGGGAGGTTGCTGGGACCGAAGTTCGGCCGGCACCTTGACGGGTACCACTTCGGCAAGGCCGGATACGACCTGGTGGAAAAACGGAAGCTTGTCGCTCTCAAGGCGCGGGTCAGCGATCTCTTCGGCATAAGCACCTCTTTTTGGGTGGTGCATCTCAGGCAGGGGCTGGAGTACGCCCGCATCAGCTTGAAGGCGGGGAACGAGGTGGGGGATCTTCCCTATGCTTGTTACGCCTGCATGCACATAGTCACCTACAGGATCGCCCTTGCTGCACCACTCCAGGATGTCTATGCGGAGTCGCAGACCCTGCTGGAATTTGTCAGCGCTGCGAATTACGAAGAGGTGGCGGACATAATCAGGTCGCTGCAACGCTTTATCGGGACGATCCGGGCAGAGGTGCCAGGGCCCGCTCTTTGGAGTGAGGAAGTCGCAGATGACGACCGGTTTGGGGAGCATATCAGGCAGAATCGCTCCGCATTAGTGGTGGATTGGTACCTCGTGGCAAAACTGCAGGCATGCGTTCTCATGGGGAAGCATGGCCAGGCGGTGAACGTTCTCGAGGAACTCGCATCATTGGTCTCCAGCTTCATGACCCAGCTCAACTACACCGACTACGTCTACTACTCTGCACTGGCGCTGGCAGGTCACCTCCCCGAGGCGCCCCCATCGACCCGGAGCGATTACCTCTCTCGCCTTGCCCTTCACCTGGAGACATTGGCGGGGTGGACGCTTCACGGGCCGGACAACTTTAGGCATCGTGAGCTCCTGGTCCGGGCGGAACTGTATAGGTTGCAGGACCGCCCTGACGAAGCGGGGCCCTTATACGACGAAGCCATAGCCGCCGCACGCAAGCAGGGATTTCTGCAGCACGAAGGGCTCGCCCAGGAGCTCGCCGGCCGCTTCCACGTCTCTCGCAACGAGAAGGAGAGTGCGCGCAGGTACCTCTTTGGAGCGAGGTATGCTTTTGCGCGTTGGGGTGCGACTGCAAAGGTCGCTGCGCTGAACGCTGAGTTTCCGGCACTTTTGCGTGAGGAAAGGCAAGGAGGGGCGGTGACTCCGGAACAGCTCGATCTCTTGGCCGTCGTGAAGGCTTCACAGGCTATTTCTCAGCAGATGGAGTTGTCGCAAGTCGTCGACACCCTTCTTCGGGTGGTAATGGAGCACAGCGGCGCTGACCGCAGCGTCCTTCTCATGATGCATGAGGGCGAGGCAGTTGCCGTTGCGAAAGCTGGTGTAGAGAGGGGGGGGGAGGTGGCGGTCCTTCAGCGGACATCGGGGAATGAACGGGCGGAAACGCCCTCCCAGGTGGTTAACTTTGTAAAGCGTGTGGGGGAACCGGTTCTCCTCGATGATGCAAGGACCCCCTCTCCCTACATGACTGATCCATACTTCGGTGACCATCACCCCTTGTCCGTGGCGTGCCTGCCTATTGTGCGACAGAGGACTGTTGCGGGAATTATCTACCTGGAGAACCATCTGGTCGTGGGCACCTTCACCAGGAGCCGCCTCTCCCTTCTCGAGGTTCTCGCGGCCCAGGCCGCCATCTCACTGCAAAACGCGCATCTTTTCAGCGAGTTGCTTAAGGCCAAGGATGAACTGGAGGACCGGGTAAAAGAGCGAACGGCGGATCTTTCCGCAGCACTCCAAGAGCTTCAGACGGAGACCGAGAAGCGGATACGCGCGGTGGAAGAGGTCCGCGAAAAGGAGCAGATGCTCATACAACAAAGTCGTCAGGTTGCCATGGGAGATATGCTGGTGAACATTTCGCACCACTGGCGTCAGCCCTTGAACGTGGTAAGCGCCCTTGTGCAGGAACTCGGGTTTACCCACCAGCTAGGCGAGCTCACAGAAGAGGTCATGGAGCAAAACGTCGCGCAGGTTCAGGATATCATCGGTCAGTTGTCCCAGACTATCAGCGACTTTGACGAGCTTCTGACGCCGCAAAAGGAGAAGACGTACTTTGATGTCAACAGCATCATAGGGAGAACCGTGGCGTTGGTGGAGGAGAGTTTCAAGAACCACATGATTGCCATTGAGCAGGACCTTCATGGAACGTTCCAGGCGTTAGGCTCGCCCAACGACTTCAGTCAGGTCATACTGAACCTTTTGGCAAACGCCCGCGACGCGTTCTTGGAGCGCAATATAGCTGAACGCCTCATTCGGATCGACTCCCGCGCGGAAGGTTCAACGATCATCGTGACGGTCACCGACACCGCCGGGGGGATAGCCGAGGACATCATCGGACAAATCTTCGACCCCTACTTCACCACCAAGGAGCTAGGCAAGGGCTCCGGCATCGGGCTGTTCCTTTCCAAGATAATCATCGAGAAGAATATGGCAGGGCGTTTGACGGTGCATAACGTTGAAGGAGGAGCGCGATTCACCATAATGGTGTAA
- a CDS encoding response regulator transcription factor, with translation MSTLQSDLDISLLMVEDDPVARNVILRMVERRFPACTIYTAENGREGLELYKQHSPELVISDINMPEMNGIDMAREIRTIDPDARFIVLTAYGNQSFLQTFTEIGFCAYLLKPVNFKELFTIIESCVGKSGGGG, from the coding sequence ATGTCAACACTTCAATCGGATCTCGATATTTCACTCCTCATGGTCGAAGACGACCCTGTCGCGAGAAATGTGATTCTCCGAATGGTCGAGAGGAGATTCCCCGCGTGCACAATCTATACAGCTGAGAACGGAAGGGAAGGGCTGGAGCTTTATAAACAGCATTCCCCGGAACTAGTCATCAGCGACATCAACATGCCAGAGATGAATGGCATCGACATGGCTCGCGAGATACGGACGATAGACCCGGATGCCAGGTTTATCGTGCTTACAGCATACGGCAACCAAAGCTTCCTCCAGACCTTCACCGAAATCGGATTCTGCGCCTATCTCCTAAAACCAGTTAACTTCAAGGAACTGTTCACCATCATTGAGAGTTGCGTTGGTAAGAGCGGGGGCGGAGGCTGA
- a CDS encoding methyl-accepting chemotaxis protein, with amino-acid sequence MPSIRIFGRGSSKEHDGLFEALFEGGPDATVVLNGEGRIILVNAQCERLFGYDRSELVGREIEMLVGEASREIHLAQRARFAADPSSSPMAAARAGGAVRKDGSRLQVQISLAFVRSSGAELLVVAIRDVTAQQRQIEQLIGVLKGLPDPVFTLTPEGRITHLNEAAVQATGIPRSSLVDSLFSECFTEKEKAVTFQRDLVATGKVNDFPLSFERLYGGATEVLVSGTVLRDAEGQAVGAVVAARDVTTANALTAQLAEAKKYLDNILQSSTKYSIVGIDLDCRIISWNEGGHRNYGYSAEEVVGKDMRLLHTPEDRASGAVDRLLKRAWEKGVAEGEFTRLRKDGSHFEASVVVTRRDDLAGRPIGYLLMSSDITDRKTAEEKVRQAALYARSLVEASLDPLVTISTEGKVTDVNEAMIKATGMSREELVGSDFTLHFTEPRLAQEGYRRVFSDGHLTDYPLTIRHRNGTRTEVLYNASVYRDLSGNVLGALAAARDVTRRKRLDEELEEAANILAAASSEIMATMAQVAAGARETAATVSETTAVAEQVKVAAYSSRSKAQTVRDVAQKAVSMAQRGRRLVDDSVTGMGRIQEEMASIARTVTGLSGQSEIIGEIIETVKDLAEQSNLLAVNAAIEAAKAGELGKGFDVVAREVKSLAAESKKATAQVRDILNDIQKATKAAVLAAEQGRLGVEAGVRQTSDAGEVIRHMAESIEDSAETAAEIASSSQEHVTGMDQISSAMDNIKQASEQNVSGLRQVEETLHNLHALGQKLKQLVEQY; translated from the coding sequence ATGCCTTCGATCAGAATCTTCGGTCGCGGCAGCTCCAAGGAGCATGATGGCTTGTTTGAAGCTCTTTTTGAAGGGGGACCTGACGCCACTGTGGTCCTCAATGGCGAGGGGCGCATCATTCTGGTGAACGCTCAGTGCGAGAGACTCTTCGGATACGACCGCAGCGAGCTGGTCGGACGTGAGATAGAAATGCTGGTGGGTGAAGCCTCACGCGAGATACACCTGGCGCAGCGTGCCCGTTTTGCGGCAGATCCGTCATCGAGTCCCATGGCTGCAGCCCGGGCCGGAGGCGCCGTCCGCAAAGATGGGTCGCGGCTCCAGGTGCAGATCAGCCTCGCCTTTGTCCGAAGCAGTGGTGCAGAGCTCCTCGTTGTTGCAATTCGGGACGTAACCGCACAGCAGCGACAAATAGAGCAGCTAATAGGGGTTCTTAAAGGTCTTCCCGACCCGGTATTTACACTGACCCCCGAAGGACGGATTACCCATCTCAATGAAGCCGCCGTCCAGGCCACCGGTATACCTCGCAGCTCGCTCGTCGATTCCCTCTTTTCCGAGTGCTTCACCGAAAAGGAGAAAGCGGTTACATTTCAGCGCGACCTCGTGGCTACAGGGAAAGTGAATGATTTCCCTCTCTCCTTTGAGCGGCTTTATGGAGGCGCTACCGAGGTACTCGTGAGCGGGACCGTTCTTCGAGACGCAGAGGGGCAGGCGGTCGGCGCCGTTGTCGCGGCGCGGGACGTGACCACTGCCAATGCCCTTACGGCTCAACTCGCCGAGGCTAAGAAGTACCTCGACAACATCCTGCAGAGCTCCACCAAGTACTCGATCGTAGGGATCGATCTCGACTGCCGCATCATCTCGTGGAACGAGGGAGGACATCGCAACTATGGGTATTCGGCTGAGGAGGTCGTCGGCAAGGACATGCGGCTATTACATACTCCGGAAGACAGGGCGTCGGGTGCTGTGGACAGACTGTTGAAGCGTGCGTGGGAGAAAGGTGTGGCGGAGGGGGAATTCACCAGACTGCGCAAAGATGGGTCCCACTTTGAGGCTAGCGTGGTGGTGACCAGGCGCGACGACCTTGCTGGGCGTCCCATCGGCTACCTCTTGATGAGCAGCGACATAACGGACCGAAAAACGGCGGAGGAGAAGGTTCGCCAGGCGGCGCTTTACGCCCGGAGCCTCGTGGAGGCCAGCCTCGACCCGCTGGTGACCATCAGCACGGAGGGGAAGGTCACCGACGTCAACGAGGCCATGATCAAGGCAACGGGTATGTCTCGCGAGGAACTGGTGGGAAGCGACTTCACCCTCCACTTTACGGAGCCGCGCCTGGCTCAGGAGGGATACCGGCGGGTATTCAGCGACGGGCATCTTACAGATTACCCGCTCACCATCCGGCACCGAAACGGAACCCGGACCGAGGTGCTGTACAACGCTTCGGTGTATCGGGACCTCTCGGGCAACGTCCTTGGCGCTCTTGCCGCGGCCCGCGACGTGACCCGCAGAAAGCGGCTGGACGAGGAACTCGAGGAAGCCGCCAATATCCTTGCCGCCGCCTCCAGCGAGATCATGGCCACGATGGCGCAGGTGGCCGCCGGCGCCAGGGAGACCGCAGCCACGGTTAGCGAAACAACCGCGGTCGCCGAGCAGGTGAAGGTGGCGGCCTATTCTTCCAGAAGTAAGGCCCAAACGGTCCGTGACGTGGCGCAAAAGGCGGTTTCGATGGCACAAAGAGGCAGACGGTTGGTCGATGACTCTGTGACCGGAATGGGCCGGATTCAAGAAGAAATGGCGTCGATTGCGCGAACCGTCACCGGGCTCTCAGGGCAGAGCGAGATAATAGGGGAGATCATCGAAACCGTGAAGGATCTTGCCGAGCAGAGTAATCTCTTGGCGGTGAACGCCGCTATCGAGGCGGCAAAGGCGGGAGAGCTTGGGAAGGGGTTCGACGTGGTTGCACGCGAGGTAAAATCGCTCGCTGCGGAGTCGAAGAAGGCCACGGCCCAGGTGCGTGACATCCTGAACGATATACAGAAGGCGACGAAGGCGGCTGTGCTGGCCGCGGAGCAGGGAAGACTTGGTGTGGAGGCCGGGGTACGGCAGACAAGCGACGCCGGCGAGGTCATCCGCCACATGGCCGAGAGCATAGAGGATTCAGCGGAAACCGCGGCCGAGATCGCCTCCTCCAGCCAGGAACACGTGACCGGAATGGATCAGATCTCCAGTGCGATGGACAACATCAAGCAAGCGAGCGAACAGAACGTCTCCGGCTTGAGGCAGGTGGAAGAGACCCTGCACAACCTGCACGCCCTCGGTCAAAAGCTCAAGCAGCTAGTTGAGCAATATTGA